The following proteins are encoded in a genomic region of Flammeovirga pectinis:
- the prmC gene encoding peptide chain release factor N(5)-glutamine methyltransferase, with amino-acid sequence MTAKEIYQEIHKQLLPIYDDNEASSIAYLWLEERLGAKKINVMLDKHAIDFDVKILESDLERLKNHEPIQYIIGYGDFYGRKFHLNKDTLIPRSETEELVFTILQRHKEGVLLDIGTGSGCIPISLALESNLTTMAVDVNVEALEAASKNAVLLQANTTFSKMDILKEDLANFPTLDIIVSNPPYVMNKEKELMDKNVLEFEPNRALYVEDDEPLIFYQRISALAAKKLNKGGWLYFEINEQFGKETEQLMINDGFINTRVIKDFQGKDRMVEGQLQ; translated from the coding sequence ATGACAGCAAAAGAGATCTATCAGGAAATACACAAACAATTACTGCCTATTTATGACGATAATGAAGCGAGTAGTATTGCTTACCTCTGGTTGGAAGAAAGATTAGGAGCAAAAAAAATCAATGTAATGCTTGATAAGCATGCTATTGATTTTGATGTGAAAATACTTGAAAGTGATTTAGAAAGATTGAAAAACCACGAGCCTATTCAATACATTATAGGATATGGTGATTTTTATGGTCGTAAATTTCACTTGAATAAAGATACGCTTATACCTCGTTCAGAAACAGAAGAATTAGTTTTCACTATTTTACAAAGGCACAAGGAAGGAGTATTGCTTGATATAGGTACAGGCTCTGGCTGTATTCCAATAAGTTTAGCTTTAGAGAGCAATCTTACAACAATGGCGGTAGATGTCAATGTAGAGGCATTAGAAGCAGCCAGTAAGAACGCAGTGCTATTACAAGCTAATACAACATTCTCTAAGATGGATATTTTAAAAGAAGATCTAGCTAATTTTCCTACTCTAGATATAATTGTAAGTAACCCACCTTATGTTATGAATAAGGAGAAGGAACTAATGGATAAAAATGTATTAGAATTTGAACCTAATAGAGCTTTGTATGTAGAAGATGATGAGCCTTTAATTTTCTATCAAAGGATTTCTGCTTTAGCTGCAAAAAAGCTTAATAAAGGTGGATGGTTGTATTTTGAAATCAATGAACAGTTTGGAAAAGAAACAGAACAATTGATGATTAATGATGGCTTTATAAATACACGAGTTATTAAAGATTTTCAAGGAAAAGACAGAATGGTTGAAGGGCAACTTCAATAA
- a CDS encoding vWA domain-containing protein, whose product MTFARELGGMELALIAAFIVLYGLYLWRIIRARKSFRAKGGATLYKLILRTVYFALMIFALLGPSFGEMKKEVKAVSKDIYICVDLSKSMDATDVKPSRLAKLKFELKQLVKSFNSDRIGLIVFTSDAFLQCPLTYDGNALNMFIETMSTSLISNSGTDFGPPLEMAIKKLEDAEEGVPTAKQASKVIILVSDGEDFGDDTGHAVNEIKSQGVRLFTMGIGTEEGSKIPAGYRFKRDKTGNDIVTKLNPSSLIELASETGGDYYEISNKQNDINRLITSITEIEGELKGSKMADVSANKYYYFLMIALFLLCLDVLLAVRVIKI is encoded by the coding sequence ATGACATTTGCAAGAGAACTTGGTGGAATGGAGTTAGCTCTAATTGCAGCATTTATTGTACTATATGGATTATATCTTTGGAGAATAATACGTGCTAGAAAGTCTTTTAGAGCAAAAGGCGGAGCTACGCTGTATAAATTAATCCTTAGAACGGTATATTTTGCTTTAATGATTTTTGCACTTCTTGGACCCTCATTTGGAGAAATGAAAAAAGAAGTGAAGGCTGTAAGTAAGGATATTTACATTTGTGTCGATTTGTCAAAATCTATGGACGCCACAGATGTAAAGCCTTCTCGTTTAGCAAAACTCAAATTTGAGTTAAAACAACTTGTAAAATCTTTTAACTCTGATAGAATCGGTTTAATTGTATTTACTAGTGATGCTTTTCTTCAATGTCCTTTAACCTATGATGGTAATGCGCTTAATATGTTTATTGAAACGATGAGCACCTCTTTAATATCTAATTCGGGTACAGACTTTGGTCCTCCTTTAGAAATGGCTATTAAGAAATTAGAAGATGCTGAAGAGGGGGTGCCTACTGCTAAACAAGCTTCGAAAGTAATTATTTTAGTAAGTGATGGAGAAGACTTTGGAGACGATACAGGTCATGCTGTGAACGAAATTAAGTCTCAAGGTGTACGTTTATTTACTATGGGTATTGGTACAGAAGAAGGGAGTAAAATTCCTGCAGGATACCGTTTTAAGCGTGATAAAACAGGAAATGATATTGTCACTAAACTTAATCCATCTTCACTTATAGAACTTGCAAGCGAAACAGGAGGAGACTATTATGAAATTAGCAATAAGCAGAATGATATTAACCGTCTGATAACATCAATTACTGAAATTGAAGGGGAGTTAAAAGGTTCAAAAATGGCAGATGTCTCTGCTAATAAATATTACTACTTCTTAATGATTGCATTGTTTTTACTATGTTTAGATGTGCTTTTAGCAGTAAGAGTAATTAAAATTTAA
- a CDS encoding phosphatase PAP2 family protein — MFKTKEAKLLGYSILVMFIPFILSIVTHETQNAWCVHFFNGNHTAFFDQFFKYATNLGDGLILIPFLFLLLYVKKEYWSVLVMASAIHGIIVYIVKEQLLKGSQFALRPAGLHGADAFTQILDVHLHTIDTFPSGHTTTGFVITGMLIVLFPNWKGVLSGMIFGFIVAISRMYLGQHFLVDVSAGAIVGLATVLVSWVIAYKKNWLRLKPWEKVTQ; from the coding sequence ATGTTTAAGACTAAGGAAGCAAAATTACTAGGTTATTCTATTCTAGTAATGTTTATCCCATTCATTTTATCAATTGTAACACATGAAACTCAAAATGCTTGGTGTGTACATTTTTTTAATGGAAACCACACAGCATTTTTTGATCAGTTTTTTAAATATGCTACTAATCTAGGTGATGGTCTTATTTTAATACCTTTCCTTTTCTTATTACTCTATGTAAAGAAAGAATATTGGTCGGTATTAGTAATGGCATCAGCAATACATGGTATAATTGTTTATATAGTAAAAGAGCAATTGCTTAAAGGCAGTCAATTTGCATTAAGACCAGCCGGTTTACACGGTGCTGATGCCTTTACCCAGATACTTGATGTACACTTACATACAATTGATACATTTCCTTCAGGACACACAACTACAGGGTTTGTTATAACAGGTATGCTCATTGTCCTTTTCCCTAATTGGAAAGGTGTATTGTCTGGAATGATTTTCGGCTTTATTGTAGCAATATCTAGAATGTATTTAGGGCAACATTTTTTAGTAGATGTATCAGCAGGTGCAATTGTAGGTTTAGCAACTGTACTTGTATCGTGGGTAATTGCTTATAAGAAAAATTGGTTGAGATTAAAACCTTGGGAGAAGGTTACTCAGTAA
- a CDS encoding LTA synthase family protein: MLLYSIARVVFFLVNQSYFDDVNLSRLLLGGMKFDLPAVIYTNSVFILLSILPFPFRYNKGYQNVIKWFVYIVNGITLAMNFADTIFFQFTSKRTTSSIFQEFANEDNGFILFFRFLFVDYWYMTILWIVLLFLFVQAYRMIEPKLKRPVHNKLAYTFQHFCILLVYAGLLFGAARGGFDGTTRPISLNNAGEYVDKPLEMSIVLNTPFTMLRTINKKGAKRRNFFTQEELPKVFSAYHKAKPRSDKKKMNVVTIVIESFGKEYVGALNKNPIDPEYKSYTPFTDSLISKSRAYVNAFANGRKSIDALPSVVASLPSFYSPYVLSHYATNDINSIASVLGEEGYYTAFFHGAPNGSMGFDAFMNLAGYNDYYGMTEYANDDDFDGTWGIWDEPFMQYFANTMNTFEEPFLSSIFTLSSHHPFKIPEKYEDKFKGGPLSLNRGTQYTDYALGRFFETASKMPWFKNTIFVITADHTNQVYYPEYKTSLGLFKVPIIYYAPSDSTLVGIDSTVTQQLDIFPTIVDYVGCTNDYVSFGTDVMDSTSRHYAVNFLSPNIFQVTQGDYILGFDGEKVVFMYNYVTDPLQKKDLKGMGLAEEKPLTDLAKGIMQEFSERAIDNRMVPGKK, translated from the coding sequence ATGTTGTTATACAGCATAGCACGCGTAGTGTTTTTTCTTGTCAATCAGTCTTATTTTGATGATGTAAACTTGTCAAGATTACTTTTAGGAGGAATGAAGTTTGATTTACCGGCGGTTATATATACTAACTCAGTGTTTATATTATTAAGTATTTTACCTTTTCCCTTTAGGTATAATAAAGGATATCAGAATGTTATTAAGTGGTTTGTGTATATAGTTAATGGAATTACATTAGCAATGAACTTTGCTGATACTATCTTTTTTCAATTTACATCTAAAAGAACAACCTCTTCAATATTTCAGGAGTTTGCAAACGAAGATAATGGTTTCATTTTATTCTTCCGCTTTCTATTTGTAGACTATTGGTACATGACTATTCTATGGATTGTATTACTATTTTTGTTTGTTCAGGCGTATAGAATGATAGAGCCGAAACTTAAGCGACCTGTTCATAATAAATTGGCATATACATTTCAGCATTTCTGTATTTTATTGGTGTATGCAGGTTTACTATTTGGTGCAGCAAGAGGTGGCTTTGATGGTACAACCCGACCAATCTCTCTAAACAATGCAGGAGAATATGTAGATAAGCCTTTAGAAATGTCGATTGTGTTAAATACACCATTTACTATGTTGCGTACCATTAATAAAAAGGGAGCAAAACGTAGAAATTTCTTTACCCAAGAAGAGTTACCGAAAGTATTCTCTGCTTACCATAAAGCAAAACCACGTTCAGATAAAAAGAAAATGAATGTAGTTACAATTGTGATAGAGAGTTTTGGTAAAGAGTATGTAGGAGCTTTAAATAAGAACCCGATTGATCCTGAATATAAAAGTTATACACCTTTTACAGATTCATTAATTTCAAAAAGTAGAGCTTATGTAAATGCTTTTGCCAATGGTAGAAAATCAATTGATGCTTTGCCTTCAGTTGTTGCTAGTTTACCTTCATTTTATTCTCCTTATGTATTGTCACATTATGCAACGAATGATATAAATAGTATAGCATCAGTTTTGGGTGAAGAAGGATATTACACGGCATTTTTCCATGGTGCTCCGAATGGGTCAATGGGCTTTGATGCGTTTATGAATTTAGCTGGTTATAATGATTATTATGGTATGACAGAGTATGCTAATGATGATGATTTTGATGGTACTTGGGGTATTTGGGATGAACCGTTTATGCAATATTTTGCAAATACAATGAACACTTTCGAAGAGCCTTTTTTATCAAGTATTTTTACTTTGTCATCTCATCACCCTTTTAAAATACCAGAGAAATATGAGGATAAATTTAAAGGGGGGCCACTTTCTTTAAATAGAGGAACCCAATATACTGATTATGCATTAGGGAGATTTTTTGAAACAGCTTCTAAGATGCCTTGGTTTAAAAATACAATTTTTGTGATTACAGCAGATCATACCAATCAAGTATATTATCCAGAATATAAAACAAGTTTAGGTCTTTTTAAAGTACCAATTATCTATTATGCACCTTCAGATTCAACTTTAGTTGGTATAGATTCTACGGTTACTCAACAACTAGATATTTTTCCAACAATTGTTGATTATGTAGGCTGTACTAACGATTATGTTTCTTTTGGTACTGATGTAATGGATTCTACATCCCGTCATTATGCTGTCAACTTTTTATCACCGAATATATTTCAAGTAACTCAAGGAGATTATATTTTGGGTTTTGATGGTGAAAAGGTTGTGTTTATGTACAATTATGTAACTGATCCATTACAGAAAAAGGACCTTAAAGGTATGGGGCTAGCAGAAGAAAAGCCACTTACAGATTTAGCAAAAGGTATTATGCAAGAGTTCTCTGAACGTGCCATTGATAATAGGATGGTGCCTGGTAAGAAATAA
- the mfd gene encoding transcription-repair coupling factor: MEDSQHIRQIELKDLIKAYKDDSNTALIIDKLKNENAAAIYTKGLSGSLDAIIAATTYIHTKGCHVFVMHDAEEAIYFSNDLQNLLPKEDILYFPSSYKKPFELTTVENANVLQRAEILSTLNEKKNKGAILVTHAAALTEKVINKKSLVENTYVARVGEDVEQSFLRELLLEYGFEPTDFVYEAGQFAIRGGIIDIYSYANELPFRIELFGDEIESIRTFDPITQLSQGEKEHAPIVPNVHNKLLQEVRESLLDFLPKTTIWIKDYELLVDTIDKYFERAVESFDEILKVSGGTHIINKPEEIFETKKDFTKLLGKSHRILFGNRKGLRTAETITFDTQPQPSFNKNFHMLGEALEKQQLEGTRNIIVSDLPKQLERLQTIFEEIKPNLFVQELNLSLRGGFIDRQMNIACFTDHEIFERFHSPKGKKKYSKNKSLTLKELRELKAGDFVAHMDHGIGRFAGMEKMKINGKEQESIRLIYRDNDLLYLSLHSLHKISKYSGQEGKQPTVSKLGSPEWENKKKKAKKRVKDIATELIQLYAKRRDAKGYQFDKDGYLQAELESSFIYEDTPDQARATQEVKDDMEKPYPMDRLVCGDVGFGKTEVAIRAAFKAVCDSKQVAILVPTTILAMQHYKTFLARMAELPCNIDYINRFRTTKQIKETLKKVKEGKVDILIGTHRITSKDVEFKDLGLMIIDEEQKFGVKTKEKLKEMRINVDSLTLTATPIPRTLHFSLLGARDLSVIETPPPNRQPVTTQITTLNDEVIRDAIHNELLRGGQAFFVHNRVADIEHFANKIMQLVPDAKVTYAHGQMDGPQLEKIMLRFIQGEYDVLISTNIIESGLDIPNANTIIVNQAHMFGLSDLHQMRGRVGRSNKKAYCYLLTPPTIGLSSDARKRLSTLEEFSDLGDGFKVAMRDLDIRGAGDLLGGEQSGFINDLGFDTFNQILEETVQEIKQTQFADLFKTELEAQSIKVNTVIETDFEILIPDSYVSNISERLNLYMKADKLKDEKEMEKFTKHLQDRFGPIPQPVTDLLITVKMRWVAQKLGMEKLILKNESLKAYLLEHTHAEYYQSDEFGKILMYVQTHPKICQIKETKKRLILNIEEITDINKGLELLYLLNK, from the coding sequence ATGGAAGATTCACAACATATTCGTCAAATCGAACTAAAAGATTTGATTAAAGCATATAAAGACGATAGCAATACCGCATTAATAATTGATAAATTAAAAAATGAAAATGCCGCAGCTATATATACCAAAGGTTTGTCTGGTAGTTTAGATGCAATTATTGCCGCTACTACTTATATACACACAAAAGGTTGTCATGTTTTTGTAATGCATGATGCTGAGGAAGCCATCTATTTTAGCAACGATTTACAAAACCTTCTTCCAAAAGAAGATATTCTTTACTTTCCATCTTCTTATAAAAAACCTTTTGAACTCACAACTGTAGAAAATGCAAATGTGCTTCAAAGAGCAGAAATATTAAGTACGCTAAATGAGAAGAAAAATAAAGGTGCAATCTTAGTTACTCATGCTGCTGCACTTACAGAAAAGGTAATTAATAAAAAATCTTTAGTAGAGAACACCTATGTTGCAAGAGTAGGCGAAGATGTAGAGCAATCTTTTTTAAGAGAACTATTACTAGAATATGGTTTTGAACCAACTGATTTTGTTTATGAGGCAGGGCAATTTGCCATTAGAGGAGGTATTATAGATATCTATTCTTATGCAAATGAGTTACCTTTTAGAATCGAATTATTTGGTGATGAAATTGAAAGCATCAGAACTTTTGACCCCATCACTCAGTTGTCTCAGGGTGAAAAAGAACATGCTCCTATTGTTCCCAATGTACACAACAAGCTATTACAAGAAGTTAGAGAATCACTCTTGGATTTCTTACCAAAAACCACAATATGGATCAAAGATTATGAGTTGTTAGTTGATACAATTGATAAATACTTTGAACGTGCAGTCGAATCTTTTGATGAAATTTTAAAAGTTAGCGGAGGAACACATATTATTAATAAACCCGAAGAAATTTTTGAAACGAAAAAAGACTTCACAAAACTTCTAGGAAAATCTCACCGCATTCTTTTTGGAAACAGAAAAGGGCTCCGTACTGCCGAAACCATTACTTTTGATACACAACCTCAGCCTTCTTTCAATAAAAATTTCCATATGCTTGGAGAAGCTTTGGAAAAACAACAATTAGAAGGTACTAGAAATATTATTGTTTCTGATTTACCAAAACAGTTAGAACGTTTACAAACTATTTTCGAAGAAATTAAGCCAAACCTTTTTGTTCAAGAACTTAATTTAAGTTTAAGAGGTGGTTTTATTGATCGACAAATGAACATAGCTTGTTTTACAGATCATGAAATCTTTGAACGTTTCCATTCCCCTAAGGGTAAAAAGAAATATTCTAAAAATAAATCACTTACTCTTAAAGAACTTCGCGAATTAAAAGCTGGAGACTTTGTTGCTCACATGGACCATGGTATTGGTAGGTTTGCAGGCATGGAGAAAATGAAAATCAACGGTAAAGAACAAGAAAGTATCCGTTTAATTTATCGTGATAACGATTTACTTTATCTCAGTTTACACTCACTCCATAAAATATCAAAATACTCTGGTCAAGAAGGCAAACAACCTACTGTAAGTAAATTAGGTTCTCCTGAATGGGAAAATAAGAAAAAGAAAGCGAAAAAGAGAGTTAAAGATATTGCCACAGAATTAATACAACTTTATGCAAAACGTAGAGATGCTAAAGGATATCAATTTGATAAAGATGGTTATTTACAAGCTGAACTAGAATCTTCTTTTATATATGAAGATACGCCAGACCAAGCACGAGCTACACAAGAAGTAAAAGATGATATGGAAAAACCGTATCCGATGGACCGACTTGTTTGTGGTGATGTAGGTTTTGGTAAAACAGAAGTAGCAATAAGAGCTGCATTTAAAGCTGTTTGTGATAGTAAACAGGTTGCAATACTCGTACCTACTACTATTCTAGCAATGCAACACTATAAAACATTTTTAGCTAGAATGGCAGAATTGCCTTGTAATATTGACTACATCAATCGTTTTCGAACAACAAAGCAGATTAAAGAAACACTCAAAAAAGTAAAAGAGGGTAAAGTCGATATACTTATAGGTACACATAGAATTACAAGTAAAGACGTTGAGTTTAAAGATTTAGGCTTAATGATTATTGATGAGGAGCAAAAATTTGGAGTAAAAACAAAGGAGAAATTAAAAGAAATGCGTATTAATGTTGATTCGCTCACATTAACGGCGACACCAATTCCAAGAACGCTTCACTTCTCTTTATTAGGAGCTCGTGATTTATCTGTAATTGAAACACCTCCACCAAATAGACAACCTGTAACAACTCAAATTACTACTTTAAATGATGAAGTAATTCGTGATGCCATACATAATGAACTACTTCGTGGAGGACAGGCATTCTTTGTCCATAATAGAGTAGCAGATATAGAACACTTCGCCAATAAAATCATGCAATTAGTACCAGATGCAAAAGTTACTTATGCACATGGACAAATGGATGGACCTCAATTAGAAAAAATTATGCTTCGTTTTATCCAAGGAGAATATGATGTACTAATTTCTACTAATATTATTGAGTCAGGCTTAGATATTCCAAATGCAAATACAATCATTGTTAACCAAGCACATATGTTTGGTTTATCAGATTTACATCAAATGAGAGGTCGTGTGGGTAGGTCGAATAAAAAAGCATATTGTTATTTATTGACCCCACCTACCATTGGACTTTCATCTGATGCCAGAAAACGATTATCTACATTAGAAGAATTTTCTGATTTAGGCGATGGGTTTAAAGTAGCTATGAGAGATCTTGATATTCGTGGCGCAGGCGACTTATTGGGTGGTGAACAATCTGGATTTATAAACGACTTGGGTTTTGATACATTTAATCAAATTTTAGAAGAAACTGTTCAAGAAATTAAGCAAACACAATTTGCAGATCTTTTTAAAACAGAATTAGAAGCCCAATCTATTAAGGTGAATACTGTTATAGAAACAGATTTTGAAATTTTAATACCTGATAGTTACGTCTCAAATATTTCTGAACGTCTTAATTTATATATGAAAGCAGATAAATTAAAAGATGAGAAAGAAATGGAGAAATTCACAAAACACCTTCAAGATAGATTTGGTCCGATTCCTCAACCTGTAACAGATTTACTGATTACTGTAAAAATGCGTTGGGTAGCTCAAAAACTTGGAATGGAGAAGCTTATTCTTAAAAATGAGTCTTTAAAAGCATACTTATTAGAGCACACACATGCAGAGTATTATCAATCGGATGAATTTGGAAAAATATTAATGTATGTACAGACACATCCTAAAATTTGTCAGATAAAAGAGACTAAAAAGCGATTAATCCTTAATATTGAAGAGATTACAGACATTAATAAAGGGTTAGAACTATTATATCTATTAAACAAATAA